In Roseisolibacter agri, the following proteins share a genomic window:
- a CDS encoding GNAT family N-acetyltransferase — MELVCPTCRLRPPRPGDAAALARHANDREIWLNLRDRFPHPYALSDAEAYIARVREAAEDPPTAFAIEVDGEVAGGITLMPGHDIERVSAELGYWLGRAHWGRGIVTDAVRAVTGHAFATLGLRRVFAVPFAHNAASRRVLEKAGYVREGTMRRSAIKDGVLLDQHLYAAYDDRWPA; from the coding sequence ATGGAGCTCGTCTGCCCGACGTGCCGCCTGCGCCCGCCGCGGCCCGGCGACGCCGCGGCGCTCGCACGCCACGCGAACGACCGCGAGATCTGGCTCAACCTGCGCGACCGCTTCCCGCATCCATACGCGCTCTCCGATGCGGAGGCGTACATCGCGCGCGTGCGCGAAGCGGCGGAGGATCCGCCGACCGCGTTCGCGATCGAGGTCGACGGCGAGGTCGCCGGCGGCATCACGCTCATGCCCGGCCACGACATCGAGCGCGTCAGCGCCGAGTTGGGCTACTGGCTGGGGCGCGCGCACTGGGGGCGCGGCATCGTCACGGACGCGGTGCGCGCGGTGACCGGCCACGCGTTCGCGACGCTCGGCCTGCGGCGCGTGTTCGCCGTGCCGTTCGCGCACAACGCGGCGTCGCGGCGGGTGCTGGAGAAGGCGGGCTACGTGCGCGAGGGGACGATGCGGCGGAGCGCGATCAAGGACGGCGTGCTGCTGGACCAGCACCTCTACGCCGCCTACGACGATCGGTGGCCGGCGTGA
- a CDS encoding nuclear transport factor 2 family protein: MRPLARLLLAALLGGCASAATRRTPADDAADRAALLRLHAEQRTAHLERRAALIVGSQADTMLSVSNGRVSTATRERTRASFQSYFDASTFQAWDDVAPPRIRISPDGRMAYVIVEKRVHVTSASPTGGAPVVERLRYAWLSVYEKQGGEWRMTAIASTERPDST, from the coding sequence GTGCGCCCACTCGCCCGACTCCTTCTCGCGGCGCTGCTCGGCGGCTGCGCCAGCGCCGCGACGCGCCGCACGCCCGCCGACGATGCGGCCGACCGCGCGGCGCTGCTGCGGCTGCACGCGGAGCAGCGTACCGCGCACCTGGAGCGCCGCGCGGCGCTGATCGTCGGCAGCCAGGCGGACACGATGCTGAGCGTGTCGAACGGCCGCGTCTCCACCGCCACGCGCGAGCGCACGCGGGCGTCCTTCCAGTCGTACTTCGACGCGTCGACGTTCCAGGCGTGGGACGACGTCGCGCCGCCGCGGATCCGCATCTCGCCCGACGGCCGCATGGCGTACGTGATCGTCGAGAAGCGCGTGCACGTGACGTCGGCGTCGCCGACCGGTGGCGCGCCGGTCGTGGAGCGCCTGCGGTACGCGTGGCTCTCGGTCTACGAGAAGCAGGGCGGCGAGTGGCGGATGACGGCGATCGCGTCGACCGAGCGGCCCGACTCGACGTGA